The genomic DNA CAGGAAGTAAAACCCCCTTAAGGAAGGAGTGTGACGGAGTGACTTCTCCGAAAGAAAAACCATCCGAAGAAAAATGGGTTCGCTTAAAGTCATTTCCCAGCCGGCTTTATGCTGAAATGGTCAAAGAAGTCTTGGATCATTTGGAGATTCCTTCCATTATTAAAGGGGAAGATGTGGGGATTCTGGGAACCGGAAGCTACGGAACCTCATCTCCCGGAAAGGTAACTCTCTGGGTGCTGGAAAAGGATCTTGACCGATGTCGGGAAATATCGACGGATATGCTGGATCATATTTAGCGGTTTCGTTGAACCACGGGACCTCCGAAACATCAATCCGGATTCAGGTAAGTATGAGAACGCCGTCTTGTAATGGCGGCAATTTTGTTTGGTGTATTTCTGATATTTGTGTTTGTTAAGATAGGCGCCAACTGTATTTGAACCGTAAAGAATAAAAGGATCGATGGGAAAAAAAATTCAAACACCCCGCGGAACCAAAGATGCCCTTCCGGAAGAATCTTACCAGTGGCTTTATTTAGAAAATGAAGTTCGAAAGATATTTGAACGATTCAATTTTTCAGAGATTCGGACCCCTGTTTTTGAAGAAACCGAATTATTTGCGCGCGGGGTAGGGGAAACGACAGACATCGTGCAAAAGGAAATGTACACATTCGAAGACCGCGGCGGAAAAAGCATGACCCTGCGGCCTGAAATGACAGCCTCTGTTGTTCGTGCGTACATCCAACATTCGCTCTGGAACAGGGGAGCCGTACAAAAATTTTCGTACATTTCACCGATGTTTCG from Calditrichota bacterium includes the following:
- a CDS encoding DUF2007 domain-containing protein encodes the protein MTSPKEKPSEEKWVRLKSFPSRLYAEMVKEVLDHLEIPSIIKGEDVGILGTGSYGTSSPGKVTLWVLEKDLDRCREISTDMLDHI
- a CDS encoding histidine--tRNA ligase, giving the protein MGKKIQTPRGTKDALPEESYQWLYLENEVRKIFERFNFSEIRTPVFEETELFARGVGETTDIVQKEMYTFEDRGGKSMTLRPEMTASVVRAYIQHSLWNRGAVQKFSYISPMFR